The following are encoded in a window of Sphingobium sp. AP49 genomic DNA:
- a CDS encoding efflux RND transporter periplasmic adaptor subunit, giving the protein MRTTLPVVLIALCLAGCGGEKEKKARPPALVEATPIAVTAFTDNVEAVGTALANEQVILSAPVTERIELLNFADGGFVSKGQVIARMAIGQEKAELAAAEATALQASQQLQRLQSLKARGFATGATVEQQIALANSARANADLARAGIGDRTIRAPFSGWVSLRTVSPGAVITAGTPIATVSDISRIKLDFTVPETRLSMIREGMPIRAVSAAWPDRPFNGTIATIDPVIDPATRAVRVRAIMPNADKALKPGMLLTVSILSRQRQSLGVPELAVVGDGDERFVFVLEDRTAKRVKVDTGIRQNGLVEILGGVKAGQQVVTEGVVKLTDGALVRLAGDKKADDGKGGKSAKVAG; this is encoded by the coding sequence ATGCGCACAACTCTACCTGTCGTCCTGATTGCCCTGTGTCTTGCCGGTTGCGGTGGAGAGAAGGAAAAGAAAGCTCGCCCGCCGGCCCTGGTGGAGGCGACCCCGATCGCTGTGACCGCCTTCACCGACAATGTCGAAGCGGTGGGCACGGCGCTCGCCAATGAGCAGGTGATACTCTCCGCGCCGGTGACCGAGCGCATCGAGCTGCTCAATTTCGCCGATGGCGGCTTCGTGTCGAAGGGGCAGGTGATCGCGCGCATGGCGATCGGCCAGGAAAAGGCCGAACTGGCTGCGGCAGAGGCGACTGCGCTGCAGGCCAGTCAACAATTGCAACGCCTTCAGTCGCTCAAGGCGCGTGGCTTCGCGACCGGCGCGACGGTCGAACAACAGATTGCGCTTGCCAACAGCGCCCGCGCCAATGCCGATCTGGCCCGTGCCGGGATCGGTGATCGCACCATTCGCGCGCCCTTCTCCGGCTGGGTCTCCCTGCGCACCGTATCGCCGGGCGCAGTCATCACGGCGGGCACGCCGATCGCCACGGTCAGCGACATCTCGCGGATCAAGCTGGACTTCACCGTGCCAGAGACGCGCCTGTCGATGATCCGTGAGGGCATGCCGATCCGCGCCGTGTCCGCCGCCTGGCCAGACCGGCCGTTCAATGGCACGATCGCGACGATCGATCCGGTGATCGATCCCGCTACCCGCGCGGTGCGCGTCCGCGCGATCATGCCCAACGCCGACAAGGCTTTGAAGCCCGGCATGCTGCTGACCGTCAGCATCCTGTCGCGCCAGCGCCAGTCGCTGGGCGTGCCCGAACTGGCCGTGGTGGGCGATGGCGACGAACGCTTCGTCTTCGTGCTGGAGGATCGCACTGCCAAGCGGGTGAAGGTCGATACCGGCATCCGCCAAAATGGCCTGGTCGAGATTTTGGGCGGGGTGAAGGCCGGACAGCAGGTCGTGACCGAGGGCGTGGTGAAGCTGACCGACGGCGCGCTGGTACGCCTGGCCGGCGACAAGAAGGCTGATGACGGCAAGGGCGGAAAGTCCGCCAAGGTCGCCGGTTAA
- a CDS encoding efflux RND transporter permease subunit, with protein sequence MQLSDLSVRRPVFAAVVAVLMCIVGLVGYFSLSVREYPDTDPPIVSVETTYTGAAASVVETRITQQIEDAVAGVQGIQTITSTSQDGTSNINIEFDPSRDIDSAANDVRDRVGSVTQDLPEDALAPEIRKVDSDARSILFLAFSNPNWSPIQISDYLDRNIADRFAAIDGVARVTIGGEARPSTRIWFDAEKLAAFGLTPADVEAALRTQNVELPAGRFESKDQNQTLRVERPFATPDQFAQLVVGRGEDGYQVKLGDIARIEEGAENPYSSFRSNQGTAIGIGIIRQSGANTLEVAQKAKALIKELEPTLPKGMRVAIGTDESLFIERAIDNVYDTLIEAALLVILVIFLFLGSVRATIVPAVTVPICLLATCAVMWLLGLSINLLTLLAFVLAIGLVVDDAIVVLENVYHRVEQGDDPLVAAYLGTRQVGFAIISTTLVVCAVFVPVMFLAGQTGLLFRELAIAMIAAIGFSGFISLSLAPMLCSKLLKNADRGRLARWIDDRFQRIEHGYGRWLDWTLRKPLMPLLGVAIFLGVAFFLFTRLPAELAPAEDTGVVEANINAPEGTGFDRMMAYMQKIENDLAFLRKDGTLQNLVIRTPGGFGTTDDYNNGNVIAFLRPWEDRTITTAEVATIINKVIADQPGVRGNAAPRSGLGRGRGLPVNIVLAGSTYEGLVAARDRIMLAAASYPGLINLDSDYKETKPQMRIETDLQRAGDLGVSVNDVSQALQSLLGSRRVTTYVDRGEEYRVLVQAEREGRETLADLERIQVRSRSGVLVPLSAVVTVREVAGPRQLNRYNKLRAITLTAALAPGTSLGQGLAFLEDQARQSPEVLAIGYRGESQSLRETGGSIWIVFGLTILIVFLLLAAQFESFIHPGIIIATVPLAVAGGALGLAITGGSINLYSQIGIVMLVGLAAKNGILIVEFANQLRDEGLEIAEAIREAAKRRLRPILMTSIATVIGAVPLVLRGGAGAAARHSIGVVIVFGVSLATLITLFLIPIFYSRVAKRTVSPQTVGRKLDSALKDSPDPAE encoded by the coding sequence ATGCAGCTGTCCGATCTCTCGGTCCGCCGGCCGGTCTTCGCGGCGGTGGTCGCGGTGCTGATGTGCATCGTCGGCCTGGTCGGCTATTTCAGCCTGTCGGTCCGCGAATATCCCGATACCGACCCGCCGATCGTGTCGGTCGAAACCACTTATACCGGCGCTGCCGCGTCGGTGGTGGAAACCCGCATCACCCAGCAGATCGAGGATGCGGTCGCGGGCGTGCAGGGCATCCAGACCATCACCTCGACCTCGCAGGACGGCACATCCAACATCAATATCGAGTTCGATCCGTCGCGCGACATCGACAGCGCCGCCAATGATGTGCGCGACCGCGTCGGGTCGGTGACGCAGGATCTGCCCGAGGATGCGCTGGCGCCCGAAATCCGCAAGGTGGATTCCGACGCGCGCTCGATCCTCTTCCTCGCCTTTTCCAATCCCAACTGGTCGCCGATCCAGATCAGCGACTATCTCGATCGCAACATTGCCGACCGCTTTGCCGCGATCGACGGCGTCGCCCGCGTCACCATCGGCGGCGAGGCGCGGCCCTCGACCCGCATCTGGTTCGATGCGGAAAAGCTGGCCGCCTTTGGCCTGACCCCGGCTGACGTCGAGGCGGCGCTGCGTACCCAGAATGTGGAACTGCCCGCCGGTCGCTTTGAATCGAAGGACCAGAACCAGACGCTGCGCGTCGAGCGGCCCTTCGCCACGCCCGACCAGTTCGCGCAACTGGTCGTGGGCCGGGGCGAGGATGGCTATCAGGTGAAGCTCGGCGACATTGCCCGGATCGAGGAAGGCGCCGAAAACCCCTATAGCAGCTTCCGCTCCAACCAGGGCACGGCGATCGGCATCGGCATCATCCGCCAGTCGGGCGCCAACACGCTGGAAGTGGCGCAAAAGGCCAAGGCGCTGATCAAGGAGCTGGAGCCGACCCTGCCCAAGGGCATGCGCGTCGCCATCGGTACTGACGAATCCCTGTTCATCGAACGCGCGATCGACAATGTCTATGACACGCTGATCGAAGCGGCTCTGCTCGTCATCCTTGTCATTTTCCTGTTCCTGGGATCGGTTCGCGCGACGATCGTACCGGCCGTCACGGTGCCGATCTGTCTGCTTGCGACCTGCGCGGTGATGTGGCTGCTCGGCCTGTCGATCAACCTGCTGACCCTGCTCGCCTTCGTGCTCGCCATCGGCCTGGTGGTCGACGACGCGATCGTGGTGCTGGAAAATGTCTATCACCGCGTCGAACAGGGCGATGATCCGCTGGTCGCCGCCTATCTCGGCACGCGGCAGGTGGGCTTCGCCATCATCTCGACCACCCTGGTCGTCTGCGCCGTGTTCGTGCCGGTCATGTTCCTGGCCGGCCAGACCGGCCTCTTGTTCCGCGAACTCGCCATCGCGATGATCGCGGCGATCGGCTTCTCCGGCTTCATCTCGCTCAGCCTTGCGCCGATGCTCTGCTCCAAGCTGCTGAAGAATGCCGATCGCGGCCGGCTGGCACGCTGGATCGACGATCGCTTCCAGCGGATCGAGCATGGCTATGGCCGTTGGCTGGACTGGACGCTGAGGAAGCCGCTGATGCCGCTGCTGGGCGTGGCGATCTTCCTGGGCGTCGCCTTCTTCCTGTTCACCCGCCTGCCGGCCGAGCTTGCCCCGGCCGAGGATACCGGCGTGGTGGAGGCCAATATCAACGCGCCCGAGGGCACCGGCTTCGACCGGATGATGGCCTATATGCAGAAGATCGAGAATGATCTCGCCTTCCTGCGCAAGGATGGCACGCTGCAGAATCTGGTGATCCGCACCCCCGGCGGCTTCGGCACCACCGACGATTACAACAACGGCAATGTCATCGCCTTCCTGCGGCCGTGGGAAGATCGCACCATCACCACCGCCGAAGTCGCGACCATCATCAATAAGGTGATTGCCGATCAGCCGGGCGTGCGTGGCAATGCGGCGCCGCGATCGGGTCTGGGCCGTGGCCGTGGTCTGCCGGTCAATATCGTGCTGGCCGGCTCCACCTATGAGGGGCTGGTGGCGGCGCGCGATCGCATCATGCTGGCGGCGGCGAGCTATCCGGGGCTCATCAACCTCGACAGTGATTACAAGGAAACCAAGCCGCAGATGCGGATCGAGACCGATCTGCAGCGCGCCGGCGACCTGGGCGTGTCGGTGAACGATGTCAGCCAGGCGCTGCAGAGCCTGCTCGGTTCGCGCCGCGTCACCACCTATGTTGATCGCGGCGAGGAATATCGCGTGCTGGTGCAGGCGGAGCGCGAAGGGCGCGAGACGCTCGCTGATCTGGAACGGATCCAGGTGCGCAGCCGCAGCGGCGTGCTGGTCCCCTTGTCGGCTGTCGTGACCGTGCGCGAAGTGGCCGGGCCGCGCCAGCTCAACCGCTATAACAAGCTGCGTGCCATCACCCTGACTGCCGCGCTGGCGCCGGGCACCTCGCTGGGGCAGGGCCTGGCCTTCCTGGAGGATCAGGCGCGCCAGTCGCCCGAGGTCCTGGCGATCGGCTATCGCGGCGAAAGCCAGTCGCTGCGCGAGACGGGCGGGTCGATCTGGATCGTCTTCGGCCTCACCATCCTGATCGTCTTCCTGTTGCTCGCCGCACAGTTTGAAAGCTTCATCCATCCCGGCATCATCATTGCCACCGTGCCGCTGGCGGTGGCGGGCGGCGCGCTGGGTCTGGCCATCACCGGCGGGTCGATCAATCTCTATAGCCAGATTGGCATCGTCATGCTGGTGGGCCTTGCCGCCAAGAACGGCATCCTGATCGTCGAGTTCGCCAACCAGCTGCGCGACGAGGGGCTGGAGATTGCCGAGGCGATCCGCGAGGCCGCCAAACGGCGCCTGCGCCCGATCCTGATGACCTCGATCGCGACCGTGATCGGCGCGGTGCCGCTGGTGCTGCGCGGCGGTGCCGGTGCGGCGGCGCGCCATTCGATCGGCGTGGTGATCGTGTTCGGCGTCAGCCTGGCGACGCTTATCACCCTGTTCCTCATTCCCATTTTCTATTCGCGCGTTGCCAAGCGCACGGTTTCTCCGCAAACCGTTGGTCGCAAACTGGATTCGGCGCTGAAGGATTCGCCTGATCCTGCGGAATAG
- a CDS encoding TspO/MBR family protein, with product MNEIASPGQLRLAYLRWALVTVPAIVFLGFLSGRLANSGFGNRWFASLHLPALMPPGWAFGLAWTILYILMALAFAIVLHARGAKGRGAAVALFLVQLALNLAWSPLFFRAHQVGAALGLILVLTLLVAVTIWLFWRIRRFAGALLLPYLAWLVFASYLNYEVGRLNPDAHRLVAPALQTQI from the coding sequence ATGAATGAGATCGCATCCCCCGGTCAGTTGCGCCTTGCCTATCTGCGCTGGGCGCTGGTGACGGTGCCTGCGATCGTCTTTCTCGGTTTCCTGTCGGGAAGGCTCGCCAATAGCGGCTTTGGCAATCGCTGGTTCGCATCCCTGCATTTGCCTGCGCTAATGCCGCCCGGCTGGGCCTTTGGTCTTGCCTGGACGATCCTCTATATCTTGATGGCGCTGGCCTTCGCGATCGTGCTGCACGCGCGCGGCGCGAAGGGGCGGGGGGCTGCGGTCGCGTTGTTTCTGGTGCAATTGGCCCTCAACCTGGCCTGGTCGCCGCTCTTTTTTCGCGCGCATCAGGTCGGCGCCGCGCTGGGGCTGATCCTGGTCCTGACATTGCTGGTCGCGGTCACGATCTGGCTGTTCTGGCGGATACGCCGCTTTGCTGGCGCGTTGCTGCTGCCCTATCTGGCCTGGCTGGTCTTTGCCTCTTACCTCAACTATGAGGTCGGCCGCCTGAATCCGGACGCGCACAGGCTTGTCGCGCCGGCGCTCCAGACCCAGATATGA
- a CDS encoding accessory factor UbiK family protein produces the protein MQSENRFFDDLAKLVNGAAGTVAGMTRELETNARERAKEWIGGVDFVSREEFNAVKAMAAAAREEVELLKARLDALEGKSSEPVTKSVRAAKIKAVDKDSGAE, from the coding sequence ATGCAGAGCGAGAATCGCTTTTTCGACGACCTGGCCAAGCTGGTAAATGGTGCTGCCGGTACCGTCGCGGGCATGACCCGCGAGCTGGAAACCAACGCACGCGAGCGCGCCAAGGAATGGATCGGTGGCGTGGACTTCGTCAGCCGCGAGGAGTTTAACGCGGTCAAGGCGATGGCGGCTGCCGCGCGCGAGGAAGTCGAACTGCTCAAGGCCCGCCTCGACGCACTGGAAGGCAAGTCGTCCGAGCCGGTGACTAAGAGCGTGCGCGCGGCCAAGATCAAAGCTGTGGATAAGGATTCGGGCGCCGAGTAA
- a CDS encoding YbjN domain-containing protein, whose product MMDSDEFENGGHEAAPIDMLAAFYEAHGWSFEQVGEDEIVASTQGSWAQYELRGIWRDEDQVLQLLALPDIRVTEEKRGVIYETLGLINEQLWLGHFELWSSSGIVLFRHGALLGQGGTLTLDQAQLLVETAIDECERFYPVFQFVLWGGKSPTEAISASLIETRGEA is encoded by the coding sequence ATGATGGATAGCGACGAATTTGAAAATGGCGGGCATGAGGCCGCGCCGATCGATATGCTGGCGGCCTTCTACGAGGCGCATGGCTGGAGCTTCGAGCAGGTCGGCGAGGATGAGATCGTCGCGAGCACCCAGGGCAGCTGGGCGCAATATGAGTTGCGCGGCATCTGGCGCGATGAGGATCAGGTGCTGCAATTGCTGGCGCTGCCGGATATCCGCGTCACCGAAGAGAAGCGCGGCGTCATCTACGAGACGCTGGGCCTCATCAACGAACAGCTGTGGCTGGGCCATTTTGAGCTGTGGTCGTCGAGCGGCATCGTCCTGTTCCGCCATGGTGCGCTGCTGGGCCAGGGCGGCACTTTGACATTGGATCAGGCGCAATTGCTGGTCGAAACGGCGATCGACGAGTGCGAACGCTTCTATCCGGTGTTCCAGTTCGTGCTGTGGGGCGGAAAGAGCCCGACCGAGGCGATCAGCGCCAGCCTGATCGAAACCCGCGGCGAAGCCTGA
- a CDS encoding pyrroline-5-carboxylate reductase dimerization domain-containing protein, translated as MTIARWPDHLFLVGCGNMAGQMLTRWLACGLDPARVTVLRPSGKPVADGVTVVTAYPEALADGTTVLLGMKPYQIADVAAGLAPLLTAETRLVSILAGTPIADLRHHFPAARDIVCAMPNLPVGLGEGVVALYADAITDESARAHIAALIAPLGLAEWMGDEALFNQVTALSGCGPAFLFRFIDALARAGAALGIPADQAARMALATVQGSANMAARASVSPATLADQVASPGGMTRQGLNVLDADDRLLTLLVDTLTAARDRGEAMARGE; from the coding sequence ATGACCATCGCTCGTTGGCCCGATCATCTCTTCCTTGTCGGTTGCGGCAATATGGCCGGGCAGATGCTGACGCGCTGGCTCGCTTGCGGCCTTGATCCAGCACGGGTTACCGTGCTGCGGCCAAGCGGCAAGCCGGTGGCCGATGGCGTCACCGTCGTCACGGCCTATCCTGAGGCCCTGGCGGATGGCACCACGGTGCTGCTGGGCATGAAGCCCTATCAGATCGCGGATGTCGCCGCTGGGCTGGCTCCGTTGCTGACGGCTGAAACCCGGCTGGTGTCGATCCTGGCCGGTACGCCGATCGCCGACCTGCGCCATCATTTCCCGGCTGCGCGCGATATCGTGTGCGCCATGCCCAACCTGCCCGTGGGGCTGGGCGAAGGCGTGGTCGCGCTCTATGCCGATGCGATCACGGATGAAAGCGCAAGGGCGCACATCGCCGCGCTGATCGCGCCATTGGGCCTGGCCGAATGGATGGGCGACGAAGCGCTGTTCAACCAGGTGACGGCACTGTCGGGCTGTGGCCCGGCCTTCCTGTTCCGCTTTATCGACGCTTTGGCGCGCGCCGGCGCGGCTCTGGGCATTCCCGCCGATCAGGCGGCGCGGATGGCGCTTGCCACCGTGCAGGGATCGGCGAACATGGCGGCGCGCGCGAGTGTCTCACCGGCCACGCTCGCGGATCAGGTGGCCAGTCCGGGCGGCATGACGCGCCAGGGGCTCAATGTCCTCGATGCGGATGATCGGCTGCTGACGCTGCTGGTCGATACGCTGACGGCCGCGCGCGATCGCGGCGAAGCGATGGCGCGCGGCGAATAG
- a CDS encoding asparaginase domain-containing protein, protein MLSPETPILLLTTGGTIDKIYFDALSDYQVGETVMAKLLDIARVKHPFRIEEVTRKDSLELDDHDRALIYARVAAAAEKHVVITHGTDTMTETAKQLAGIAGKTIVLVGALAPARFGESDASFNLGMAFAAAQVAEPGVYITMSGSVFRADKVVKDRAKGAFVPIAE, encoded by the coding sequence ATGCTGTCCCCCGAAACGCCCATCCTGCTGCTCACCACTGGCGGGACGATCGACAAAATCTATTTCGACGCCCTGTCCGACTATCAGGTCGGTGAAACCGTCATGGCCAAGCTGCTGGATATTGCCCGGGTCAAGCATCCCTTCCGGATCGAGGAAGTGACGCGCAAGGACAGCCTGGAATTGGATGACCATGATCGTGCGTTGATCTATGCGCGCGTCGCCGCAGCGGCGGAAAAACATGTCGTCATCACCCATGGTACCGACACGATGACGGAGACCGCCAAGCAGCTCGCTGGCATTGCGGGCAAGACGATCGTGCTGGTCGGTGCGTTGGCGCCGGCGCGCTTTGGCGAGAGCGATGCGAGCTTCAACCTGGGCATGGCCTTCGCCGCCGCGCAGGTGGCGGAACCGGGCGTCTATATCACGATGAGCGGCTCCGTCTTCCGCGCGGACAAGGTGGTGAAGGATCGCGCCAAGGGGGCCTTCGTCCCGATCGCGGAATAA
- a CDS encoding CarD family transcriptional regulator, protein MAAKALSFDVGDYVVYPKHGVGRVIELQKEQIAGMELELYVLRFEKERMTLRVPTNKAEGVGMRKLSSNKTLEESMETLKGKPKVKRTMWSRRAQEYEAKINSGDLVSIAEVTRDLFRADDQPEQSYSERQIFEAASSRLARELAAMEETDEPTALKKILRILNEAAPKYAKVEG, encoded by the coding sequence ATGGCTGCCAAGGCGCTGTCCTTTGACGTTGGTGATTATGTCGTTTACCCCAAGCACGGCGTGGGCCGTGTGATCGAACTCCAAAAGGAGCAGATCGCGGGCATGGAGCTGGAGCTGTATGTGCTCCGCTTCGAGAAGGAGCGCATGACGCTTCGCGTTCCCACCAACAAGGCCGAAGGCGTCGGCATGCGCAAGCTGTCCTCCAACAAGACGCTGGAGGAATCGATGGAAACCCTGAAGGGCAAGCCCAAGGTCAAGCGCACCATGTGGTCGCGCCGCGCCCAGGAATATGAAGCGAAGATCAATTCGGGCGACCTGGTGTCGATCGCCGAAGTGACGCGCGACCTGTTCCGGGCCGATGACCAGCCCGAACAGAGCTATTCCGAGCGCCAGATCTTCGAGGCCGCGTCCAGCCGCCTCGCCCGTGAACTGGCCGCGATGGAAGAGACCGACGAGCCTACCGCGCTCAAGAAGATCCTGCGCATCCTGAACGAGGCTGCGCCGAAATATGCGAAGGTCGAGGGCTAA
- a CDS encoding MipA/OmpV family protein: protein MILGICKWSAAPFAVCMMAQIAVEAQDLSSSRQSVGQPSKDRIVIGLGAAVTPVYQGADDYRVLPLPAIDIVEGRFFANFRNGVGLNLVDDRALTIGAGVTPMPGYRRRDVPTGIDRLSWGVGGRVFANLTGGGVVATLGATQGITGSTGGFIADASLSYPIILNPKVIITPSIATSFADGKHMDGYFGVNAREAAASGLDSYRGKAGFKDVSALLNIVYRLDSRWSVTGSVGATSLLGRVKDSPLVEHATRPNGFLALGYRF, encoded by the coding sequence ATGATATTGGGGATATGCAAGTGGAGTGCGGCGCCTTTCGCCGTCTGCATGATGGCCCAGATTGCGGTTGAGGCGCAGGATCTCAGCAGTTCGCGCCAGTCAGTGGGGCAGCCGAGCAAGGATCGCATCGTCATCGGCCTGGGCGCGGCAGTGACGCCGGTCTATCAGGGCGCCGATGATTATCGCGTGCTGCCGTTGCCCGCGATCGACATTGTCGAAGGGCGTTTCTTCGCCAATTTCCGCAACGGCGTCGGTCTCAATCTGGTCGATGACCGGGCGTTGACCATCGGCGCGGGCGTCACCCCTATGCCCGGCTATCGCCGGCGCGACGTTCCGACTGGTATCGACAGGCTGTCCTGGGGCGTGGGCGGGCGCGTGTTCGCCAATCTGACCGGCGGCGGCGTGGTGGCGACGCTGGGCGCGACCCAGGGCATTACCGGCAGCACCGGCGGCTTCATTGCCGATGCCAGCCTGTCCTATCCGATCATCCTCAATCCGAAGGTCATCATCACCCCCTCGATCGCCACCAGTTTTGCCGACGGCAAGCATATGGACGGCTATTTCGGGGTGAATGCGCGCGAGGCGGCGGCGTCCGGGCTGGATAGCTATCGCGGCAAGGCGGGGTTCAAGGATGTCTCGGCGCTGCTGAACATCGTCTATCGGCTCGACAGCCGGTGGAGCGTGACCGGATCGGTCGGGGCGACCAGCCTGCTCGGCCGGGTGAAGGACAGTCCGCTGGTCGAGCATGCGACGCGGCCGAACGGCTTTCTGGCGCTCGGCTACCGGTTTTGA
- a CDS encoding RNA-binding S4 domain-containing protein produces MPGTGVGPSLRIDKYLWFAHLSKSRSTAQKLAEDGHIRLNGRRIDRSHAPVRVGDLITFPHATSVRVVRVVQLPARRGPAPEAQACYEELTIGG; encoded by the coding sequence ATGCCGGGGACGGGCGTCGGCCCGTCCCTGCGCATCGACAAATATCTGTGGTTCGCGCACCTGTCGAAAAGCCGATCGACCGCGCAGAAGCTGGCCGAGGACGGCCATATCCGCCTCAATGGCCGGCGCATCGACCGATCCCATGCGCCCGTGCGCGTCGGCGACCTCATCACCTTCCCCCACGCCACCAGCGTTCGCGTCGTCCGCGTGGTTCAATTGCCCGCCCGACGCGGCCCCGCGCCCGAAGCGCAGGCCTGTTATGAGGAACTGACGATCGGCGGCTGA